The following are encoded together in the Gordonia insulae genome:
- a CDS encoding alpha/beta hydrolase, with protein sequence MTIVRTRPVREFATGASGRRFARVTAVAAIVVATVATLLGTASIASAAPTSPTIERVVREGPTRYGVYVYSVAMHKTVKVQVLVPRVQSGPRPSLYMLSGLGEEDPQKSIWLLKSDAEQFFADKNVTVALPLAGNGSFYADWQRDDPKLGRYKWETFLTKELPPLIDARFDGNGRRGIAGLSMGAGSSLMLAARNPGFYRAVAAYSGCYTTTGPAGQAYVRGIVSAFGGDPDNMWGPPDDPAWSAHDVLRHSAGLRGSAVYVSTGTGRAGRYDAPGYPGNSDPTDRQVVGGAIELGSLWCTQNLQAQLAAQRIRASFHYVDPGTHSWPYWVDQLHRSWPFIRAGLSR encoded by the coding sequence ATGACGATTGTTCGGACACGACCGGTCCGAGAGTTCGCCACCGGCGCGTCCGGCCGCCGCTTCGCCCGCGTCACCGCGGTCGCCGCCATCGTCGTCGCGACGGTGGCCACGTTGTTGGGCACCGCGAGCATCGCGTCGGCCGCCCCGACGTCACCGACCATCGAACGCGTCGTCCGCGAGGGCCCGACCCGCTACGGCGTGTACGTGTACTCGGTCGCGATGCACAAGACCGTGAAGGTGCAGGTACTGGTGCCGCGGGTGCAGAGCGGACCCCGGCCGTCGCTGTACATGCTCAGCGGCCTGGGTGAAGAGGACCCGCAGAAGAGCATCTGGCTGCTGAAATCGGACGCCGAGCAGTTCTTCGCCGACAAGAACGTCACCGTCGCACTGCCACTGGCCGGCAACGGCAGTTTCTACGCCGACTGGCAGCGCGACGACCCGAAACTGGGCCGGTACAAGTGGGAGACGTTCCTCACCAAGGAGCTGCCCCCGCTGATCGACGCCCGGTTCGACGGCAACGGACGCCGCGGCATCGCCGGCTTGTCGATGGGCGCCGGCTCGAGCCTGATGCTGGCCGCCCGCAACCCCGGCTTCTATCGTGCCGTCGCCGCCTACAGCGGCTGTTACACCACCACCGGACCGGCCGGACAGGCCTATGTGCGGGGCATCGTCTCGGCGTTCGGCGGCGACCCCGACAACATGTGGGGCCCGCCCGACGACCCCGCCTGGAGTGCGCACGACGTGCTGCGCCATTCCGCCGGCCTGCGGGGTAGCGCCGTGTACGTCTCGACCGGGACGGGACGAGCTGGTCGGTACGACGCACCCGGCTACCCGGGCAACTCCGACCCGACCGACCGTCAGGTCGTCGGGGGTGCGATCGAACTGGGTTCGCTGTGGTGCACCCAGAACCTCCAGGCCCAGCTCGCCGCACAACGAATCCGGGCGTCGTTCCACTACGTCGACCCCGGAACCCACTCCTGGCCCTACTGGGTCGATCAGCTACACCGCAGCTGGCCGTTCATCAGAGCAGGTCTGAGCCGCTGA
- a CDS encoding condensation protein — translation MKLCGVDTVDIEPGDVHRWELSASAPSEPVAVPPSENEKFHLDAVRRHRAAGWLALALEFDEAVAVDDLTDALRALIDRHEVLRCHFVADGEEYHRHCVPAGTVTVTPVPAAPPTGGAAGRLAEGLLAEIATACSPFTPLHHFFVAVRRPTSTTLIVAFDHCYVDAYSLAVIAADLADDLAGTPVAQPASYLDIRTIEESAPVVAADDPRLGAWGEFLAANDWAVPEFPLDLGLARGETADVHTDIRTLMCTASARRFERAVHAVNARTYPALLTAVADAVHDAGGPAELATILPVHTRWGADDRRTVGWLVGNAPIRLSARAAVGTALRTNSTRLGEALPLARIGLTPVYRTYADLIRANRNDVFMVSYVDYRKLGLPEHISTRQISSSRETDGAQFWFWRDLDGIHVRTRYPDTPVAHRTMRRVLAALDARVHHIHAAEPRHRAG, via the coding sequence GTGAAACTGTGCGGAGTCGACACCGTCGACATCGAGCCCGGCGACGTCCACCGATGGGAGCTGTCGGCATCCGCGCCGTCCGAGCCCGTCGCCGTGCCGCCGTCGGAGAACGAGAAGTTCCATCTCGATGCCGTGCGCCGCCACCGCGCCGCCGGCTGGCTGGCGCTCGCGCTCGAGTTCGACGAAGCGGTCGCCGTCGACGACCTGACCGACGCCCTGCGGGCGCTCATCGACCGACATGAGGTGCTGCGCTGTCATTTCGTGGCCGACGGCGAGGAGTACCACCGCCACTGCGTACCCGCCGGGACGGTCACCGTCACCCCGGTCCCCGCCGCACCGCCGACCGGGGGCGCAGCCGGTCGGCTCGCCGAGGGTCTGCTCGCCGAGATCGCCACGGCCTGCTCGCCGTTCACTCCCCTGCACCATTTCTTCGTCGCCGTTCGCCGACCCACGTCGACCACCCTCATCGTCGCCTTCGACCACTGCTACGTCGACGCGTACTCACTGGCGGTGATCGCCGCCGACCTCGCCGACGACCTGGCCGGCACCCCGGTGGCACAGCCGGCGAGCTACCTCGACATCCGAACGATCGAGGAGTCCGCCCCGGTGGTGGCCGCCGACGATCCGCGCCTGGGTGCGTGGGGCGAGTTCCTCGCCGCCAACGACTGGGCGGTTCCGGAGTTCCCCCTCGACCTCGGTCTGGCCCGCGGCGAGACCGCCGACGTGCACACCGACATCCGGACACTGATGTGTACCGCTTCCGCGCGCCGCTTCGAGCGGGCCGTACACGCGGTGAACGCCCGCACCTACCCGGCATTGCTCACCGCCGTCGCCGACGCCGTTCACGACGCCGGTGGTCCCGCCGAACTGGCCACCATCCTCCCGGTACACACCCGGTGGGGTGCCGACGACCGGCGGACGGTCGGCTGGTTGGTGGGAAACGCCCCGATCCGGTTGAGCGCCCGCGCCGCGGTCGGCACGGCACTGCGCACCAATTCGACCCGTCTCGGCGAGGCACTGCCCCTCGCGCGGATCGGCCTGACGCCGGTCTACCGGACCTACGCCGACCTGATCCGCGCCAATCGCAACGACGTGTTCATGGTCTCCTACGTCGACTACCGCAAACTCGGTCTCCCCGAACATATCTCGACCCGACAGATCTCCAGCTCACGCGAGACCGACGGGGCACAGTTCTGGTTCTGGCGTGACCTCGACGGCATCCATGTCCGGACCCGCTACCCGGACACCCCGGTGGCACACCGGACGATGCGCCGGGTCCTCGCGGCACTCGACGCACGGGTACACCACATCCATGCCGCCGAGCCGCGACATCGCGCGGGCTGA
- a CDS encoding condensation domain-containing protein: MSRTPLLHFPLVGGTTVQWRLADPEGALAAAERTPDGVTFLQSDHLVAAAAKQGRGETHTGTASAVTVFDGPLDRPAMAAALTAFTRRHEELRAVYGLDDTGPVRRVAPAEVTEYVTVEHGAHLADDDDVIGHIVDRIETEAIFDRMPGVIYGAVDAGDRFTFYIGTDHAHTDGFSQFLGLHEIARLYRGFRDGDVPRPADAGTFGDYIAAEKAIVATADPLDPRIAQWREILSANDGRVPRFPFDIGLADGEPALARPIQRTLLSGNQLDACDAHGGARQSFVGVIYAALAAAQHELLGSERYFTATVLATRPDGHASTQGWLCNFAPVEFPVAAGTPFSSVVSAAGDAVARARDLATLPVHVALAVLAADGSYIPDEGSPQMVSYIDFRKIPGSDDPVLQRVTCFPAIGLTRNANMWFTRYTDKLTMLAHIPDNPTARSTFDAYADAVQRWLTAYAEGADPSIGANPRIGASS; the protein is encoded by the coding sequence ATGAGCCGGACCCCGCTCCTACACTTCCCACTCGTCGGCGGCACGACGGTGCAGTGGCGCCTGGCCGACCCGGAGGGTGCGCTCGCCGCCGCCGAGCGCACCCCGGACGGGGTCACCTTCCTGCAGTCCGACCACCTCGTCGCCGCCGCGGCCAAACAGGGCCGCGGCGAGACCCACACCGGGACAGCATCGGCGGTCACGGTGTTCGACGGCCCACTCGACCGCCCGGCCATGGCCGCGGCGCTGACGGCGTTCACCCGCCGGCACGAGGAACTGCGCGCGGTCTACGGTCTCGACGACACCGGACCCGTCCGCCGGGTGGCACCGGCCGAGGTCACCGAGTACGTCACCGTCGAGCACGGTGCGCATCTCGCCGACGACGACGACGTCATCGGCCACATCGTCGATCGCATCGAGACCGAGGCGATCTTCGACCGGATGCCCGGCGTCATCTACGGTGCGGTCGACGCCGGCGACCGGTTCACCTTCTACATCGGGACGGATCACGCGCACACCGACGGCTTCTCGCAGTTCCTCGGGCTCCACGAGATCGCCCGGCTCTATCGCGGATTCCGCGACGGGGACGTCCCGCGGCCCGCGGACGCGGGCACGTTCGGCGATTACATCGCCGCCGAGAAGGCGATCGTCGCGACCGCCGACCCGCTCGATCCGCGAATCGCGCAGTGGCGGGAGATCCTGTCCGCCAACGACGGTCGCGTGCCACGGTTCCCATTCGACATCGGCCTCGCCGACGGCGAGCCCGCGCTCGCCCGGCCGATCCAGCGGACCCTGCTCTCCGGCAACCAACTCGACGCGTGTGACGCGCACGGCGGCGCCCGCCAGTCCTTCGTCGGCGTGATCTATGCCGCCCTCGCGGCCGCGCAGCACGAATTGCTCGGCAGCGAAAGATATTTCACTGCGACGGTGCTGGCCACCCGCCCCGACGGGCACGCGAGCACCCAGGGCTGGTTGTGCAACTTCGCCCCCGTCGAGTTCCCGGTCGCCGCGGGCACGCCCTTCAGCTCGGTCGTCAGCGCGGCAGGCGATGCCGTCGCGCGGGCGCGCGACCTCGCGACCCTGCCGGTCCACGTGGCCTTGGCGGTGCTGGCCGCCGACGGCAGCTACATTCCCGACGAGGGTTCGCCACAGATGGTGTCCTACATCGACTTCCGCAAGATCCCCGGCAGCGACGACCCGGTTCTGCAGCGGGTCACCTGCTTCCCGGCGATCGGCCTGACCCGCAACGCCAACATGTGGTTCACGCGTTACACCGACAAACTCACCATGCTGGCCCACATCCCGGACAATCCCACCGCGCGTTCCACCTTCGACGCCTACGCCGACGCCGTCCAACGCTGGTTGACGGCATACGCCGAGGGTGCGGATCCGTCGATCGGCGCCAATCCGCGGATCGGGGCGTCATCGTGA
- a CDS encoding condensation domain-containing protein: MEYTELADYPLPGGTLTAWVPEATPDAWSDDDRRLSYMHVEHANRAAAEGDAWYSQWIGTAFMIHRPLDGDALAQTMMRWYARHEAFRTSVTDGGSGEPRRITLSADAVSVSRRPMGTDLGSTEVFERINEYFNTTVSPLTWPHCVAVTVELRDRDDAFLLVFAADHTVMDAYTQVFAIKELTAIYESVVSGEPDGLADFGSYVDFSDAERALGDQIRDSDDAVAGWSRFFAAADPESTQPTPMPRFPITLPVDTAEKPTIVAERTPERGFQATLSSWLLDASETAAFNALCKDAGANMQAGIYTALSMAAARLSGSGDLRFINPIHTRSELQWGEAAGWFVGIIPVHLRTQGATTFREAIGPIAASAAEYKRVGAAPFAPIADLIGGDTTPPGLVVSYIDLRHAEGADEWEPRNARVLRSSTRNADEVYFWINRVPAGTNISSRFPTGPQADTVHRFISTFHQILKTVIADGDLAYDAPVLDSTNAP, encoded by the coding sequence ATGGAATACACCGAGCTCGCCGACTACCCACTCCCCGGCGGCACCCTGACCGCATGGGTCCCCGAGGCGACACCGGACGCGTGGTCCGATGACGACCGGCGTCTGTCGTACATGCACGTCGAGCACGCCAACCGCGCGGCGGCCGAGGGCGACGCCTGGTACAGCCAGTGGATCGGTACCGCCTTCATGATCCATCGCCCCCTCGACGGCGACGCCCTGGCGCAGACGATGATGCGCTGGTACGCGCGCCACGAGGCGTTCCGGACGTCGGTCACCGACGGCGGATCGGGCGAACCGCGACGGATCACCCTGTCGGCCGACGCGGTATCGGTCTCGCGCCGGCCGATGGGCACCGACCTCGGCAGCACCGAGGTGTTCGAGCGGATCAACGAGTACTTCAACACCACGGTCAGCCCGTTGACGTGGCCGCACTGCGTCGCCGTCACCGTCGAGCTCCGCGACCGCGACGACGCCTTCCTGCTCGTCTTCGCCGCCGACCACACCGTGATGGACGCCTACACCCAGGTCTTCGCGATCAAGGAACTCACCGCGATCTACGAATCGGTCGTCTCCGGCGAACCCGACGGTCTCGCCGACTTCGGCAGTTACGTCGACTTCTCCGACGCGGAGCGCGCGCTCGGGGACCAGATCCGCGACTCCGACGACGCCGTCGCCGGGTGGAGTCGGTTCTTCGCGGCCGCCGATCCGGAGTCGACACAACCGACGCCCATGCCGCGATTCCCCATCACCCTGCCCGTGGACACCGCCGAGAAGCCCACGATCGTGGCCGAGCGCACGCCCGAACGCGGATTCCAGGCCACCCTCTCCTCGTGGCTGCTCGACGCGTCGGAGACCGCCGCGTTCAACGCCCTCTGCAAGGACGCCGGCGCCAACATGCAGGCCGGGATCTACACCGCGCTGTCGATGGCCGCGGCACGGCTGAGCGGGTCGGGTGACCTCCGCTTCATCAACCCGATCCACACCCGCAGCGAACTGCAGTGGGGCGAGGCCGCCGGCTGGTTCGTCGGCATCATCCCGGTGCACCTGCGGACGCAGGGTGCGACCACCTTCCGCGAGGCCATCGGCCCGATCGCGGCCAGCGCGGCCGAGTACAAGCGCGTCGGCGCCGCACCGTTCGCCCCGATCGCCGACCTCATCGGCGGCGACACCACCCCACCCGGACTCGTCGTCTCCTACATCGACCTACGTCACGCCGAGGGAGCCGACGAGTGGGAGCCGCGCAACGCCCGGGTGTTGCGCAGTTCGACCCGCAACGCCGACGAGGTCTACTTCTGGATCAACCGGGTCCCGGCCGGCACCAACATCTCGTCGCGGTTCCCCACCGGCCCGCAGGCCGACACCGTCCACCGCTTCATCTCCACGTTCCACCAGATCCTGAAGACGGTGATCGCCGATGGTGATCTCGCCTACGACGCACCGGTTCTCGACTCCACGAACGCGCCCTAG
- a CDS encoding non-ribosomal peptide synthetase family protein, translating into MTSYVERTTHDDDLFIRMDRAFGVPVLSQAIWRLTEPLSAAELERIGRRLLESPISRRLHRSRLPFVRDHWTAAGDAAGRTHLDPPLADDEILDWIERAADVRFDLANGPVWELRAAPLASGGGMVTLCSSHAVGDGWLGGRAIMQATAPDDTLADAYAPATPSLSDNVRDALGQLRSIGAGLAGLVRDGRATRHEVPAAEFVAPVTSLSTPRPPEPSSDEMARENPIRTPLTIVAIPGDDWRATFANAGGTSNALFVAIVIGLIVESGRATWEDRVRVSVPMSLRPVEDTRANSTTGLTLDVPAALSRDRDLAAIRTLAKDAYRAAGEKSSRLLRLQPLMQALPDAAVNALSRNAATPLALASNGGVVDPGFAGLGEPSRVETFASRATTQGVSRERLIRLRGGLAAWFHDTGHTTTLAVSGLDPVAFPTSHELATSVEKECARWGLTAQKW; encoded by the coding sequence GAGCTCGAGCGGATCGGACGTCGTCTCCTCGAGAGCCCGATCAGTCGCCGCCTGCACCGCAGTCGACTCCCGTTCGTCCGCGACCACTGGACCGCCGCGGGCGATGCCGCCGGTCGCACCCACCTCGACCCACCGCTCGCCGACGACGAGATCCTCGACTGGATCGAGCGTGCGGCCGACGTCCGCTTCGACCTCGCGAACGGTCCGGTGTGGGAACTGCGCGCGGCGCCGCTGGCCTCCGGTGGCGGCATGGTGACCCTCTGCTCGTCCCACGCCGTCGGCGACGGTTGGCTGGGTGGGCGCGCCATCATGCAGGCGACCGCCCCCGACGACACGCTCGCCGACGCCTACGCGCCGGCGACGCCCTCACTGTCCGACAACGTCCGTGACGCACTCGGTCAGTTACGCAGCATCGGTGCCGGCCTGGCCGGTCTGGTCCGCGACGGACGGGCCACGCGGCACGAGGTGCCCGCCGCCGAGTTCGTCGCCCCGGTGACGTCGCTGTCGACCCCGCGCCCGCCCGAACCGTCATCGGACGAGATGGCCCGCGAGAACCCCATCAGGACCCCGCTGACCATCGTCGCCATCCCGGGCGACGACTGGCGCGCGACGTTCGCGAATGCCGGGGGGACGAGCAACGCGTTGTTCGTCGCGATCGTCATCGGCCTGATCGTCGAGAGCGGACGAGCCACCTGGGAGGACCGCGTCCGGGTATCCGTGCCGATGTCGCTGCGTCCGGTGGAGGACACCCGCGCCAACTCGACCACCGGCCTCACCCTCGACGTCCCGGCCGCGTTGAGCCGCGATCGCGACCTCGCCGCGATCCGCACGCTGGCGAAGGACGCCTACCGGGCCGCGGGCGAGAAATCCAGCCGTCTCCTGCGCCTACAGCCGCTGATGCAGGCCCTGCCGGACGCCGCCGTCAACGCGCTCAGCCGCAACGCCGCAACGCCTCTCGCCTTGGCATCCAACGGCGGTGTCGTCGATCCCGGGTTCGCAGGCCTCGGCGAGCCGAGTCGGGTCGAGACGTTCGCATCCCGTGCGACCACCCAAGGGGTGAGCCGCGAACGCCTCATCCGGCTCCGCGGGGGGCTCGCGGCATGGTTTCATGACACCGGGCACACCACCACCCTCGCGGTCTCCGGGCTCGACCCGGTGGCCTTCCCGACGTCCCACGAACTTGCAACAAGCGTTGAAAAAGAATGTGCGCGTTGGGGTTTGACCGCGCAGAAGTGGTGA